The window CCCTGCTTCATCGCGATGGGCGCCTTCCACGAGATGATCAAGGGTCACATGCTCGCCGACATCATCCCGACCTTCGGCATGGTCAACATGATCGGCGGCGAGTGCGACCGCTAGCGAGGACCGCGTGGAACAGGCTCCGTGTTCGTTCGTGCATCCGGCCTCGCCCGCGATTTGCGCCGGACGGTGAGAGATGGCTCTGGAATTTTCCGCCGCAGCGCTGAAGGAGTTCGAGGCGACGCTGGCCCGCTATCCGAAAAAGGAAGCGGCGATGCTTCCGGTCCTGCGCCTGGCCCAGAGGGAGTTCGGCTGCCTGACCCCGGAAGCGATCGAGTACGTGGCGCGCCTCATGGGCCAGCCCCCGGCGCGGGTCCACGGCACCGTGAGCTTCTACACGATGCTCAACACGCGGCCGATCGGCCGCCACCACATCCAGGTGTGCCGGACGCTGCCCTGTGCCCTGCGCGGCGCGGCCCGCATCACCCGCTTCCTGAAAAAGGAGCTGGGCATCGAGGTCGGCCAGACGACCCCGGACGGGCGGTTCACGCTTTCCGAGGTGGAGTGCCTCGCGTCGTGCGGCACCGCGCCGATGATGCAGATCGACGACGACTATCACGAGAACCTCACCGAAGAGAGAGTGGCGGAAATCCTGCGCCGGCTGAAATAGCGGGGGCTCGAGCCCGGATGGAAAAGATCCTGCTACGCAACATCGACGTTCCCGATTCGCGGTCGCTGGCGGTCTACCGCTCGCGCGGCGGCTACGGCGCGTGGGAGCAGGTTCTTCGGGACATGACGCCCGCGCGGGTCATCGACGAGGTCAAAGCCTCGGGGCTGCGGGGCCGCGGCGGCGCGGGGTTCCCCACCGGCATGAAGTGGAGCTTCGTGCCCAAGGACAGCCCCAAGCCGAAGTACCTCGTCTGCAACGCCGACGAGAGCGAGCCCGGAACTTTCAAGGACCGCCTGCTGATCGAGCGCGATCCGCACGCGATCATCGAGGGGACGCTGATCGCCGCCTACGCCATCCAGTCGCACACCGCGTTCGTCTACATCCGCGGCGAGATGGCGCGCGGCGCCGAGATCCTCGAGCGCGCCGTCGGGGAGGCGGCGGCGGCCGGCTACATCGGCAGGAACGTCCTGGGGTCGGGCTACGACATCGACGTCATCGTCCACCGGGGCGCTGGCGCTTACATCTGCGGCGAGGAGACCGCGCTGCTCTCCTCGCTCGAAGGCGGCCGGGGCTGGCCCAAGGTGAAGCCGCCGTTCCCCGCCACCCACGGCTTGTTCGGCTGCCCGACGGTGGTGAACAACGTCGAGACGCTCGCCGCGGTGCCCTGGATCATCGCCAACGGCGCGGCGAAGTACGCCGCTCTCGGAACCGAAAAGAGCAAGGGGACCAAGCTCTTCAGCGTGAGCGGCCACATCTCGCGGCCGGGGGTCTACGAGCTCGAGATGGGCTACCCGTTCAAGAAGTTCCTCGAGGAGGACTGCGGCGGGGTTCCGGGCGGGCGCAGGCTCAAGGGCGTGATCCCGGGAGGCGCGTCGATGCCGGTGCTGCTCCCCGAAGAGATCGAGAAGGTCAACCTCGACTACGAGTCGGTCCAGGCGGCGGGCAGCCTGCTGGGCTCGGGCGGAGTGATCGTGATGGACGACACCACCTGCATGGTGCGGGCGGCGTGGAACATCGCCCGTTTCTTTGCGCACGAATCGTGTGGGCAGTGTACTCCCTGCAGGGAGGGCTGCCACTGGATGGAAAAGATCTTCCACCGCGTCGAGCGCGGCGAGGGGCGCAGCGGCGACCTCGACCTGATCCTGAGCGTTAGCGCCAACATCATGGGCAACACCATCTGCCCGTTCGGCGACGCGGCGGCGATGCCCGCAGCCGCGTTCATCCGGAAGTACCGCGCCGAGTTCGAGGAGCATATCGCGCAGAAAAGATGCACCGTGGGCGGGGACTGGTGAATCCGGTCTCGTCCCGGGCCGAACGACCATGGATCCGGTAAAGATCACCATCGACGGCAGGGAAGTGACGACCGCCAAGGGCAAGACCGTCATCCAGGCGGCGGCCGATGCGGGCATCCTCATCCCGCACTACTGCTACCATCCGAAGCTCCCGATCGCCGGTAACTGCCGGATGTGCCTGGTGGAGATCGAGAAGATGCCCAAGCTCCAGATCGCCTGCAACACGCAGGTGGCCGAGGGCATGGCGGTGCTCACAGGCAGCCCGAAGGTGCTCGCGGCGCGCAAGGCGGTGATGGAGTTCCTGCTGATCAACCATCCCCTGGACTGCCCGATCTGCGACCAGGCCGGCGAGTGCTGGCTGCAGGATTACTACATGAAGCACGATCTGCAGCCGAGCCGCTTCGCCGAGAGGAAGGAGCACGAGCGCAAGCGGGAGATCTTCGGGCCGAACGTGGTCTTCGACGGCGAGCGCTGCATCAAGTGCACGCGCTGCGTCCGCTTTCTCCAGGAGGTGACGGGCACAGGGGAACTCACGGTCGTCAACCGGGGCGACCGGTCCACGATCGCGCTGTTCCCCGGAACGGTGCTCGACAACCCGTTCTCCGCGAACGTCAACGATCTCTGCCCTGTAGGGGCGCTCACCGACCGGGACTTCCGCTTCAAGGTCCGGGTCTGGTACCTGCAGAAGACCCCCTCGATCTGCCCCGGGTGCAGCACGGGCTGCAACGTGAGCGTGGAGAGCTACCAGAACCGCATCGCCCGCTTCAAGCCGCGCGTCAACGAGGAAGTGAACAGCTACTGGCTGTGCGACGAAGGGCGGTACTGCTTCCACGAGCTGACCGAGGGCGAGCGGCTGACCGGGCCGCTGGTCCGCCAGGAGGGCGGACTCGCTCCGGCCACATGGGAGGAGGCGCTGCAGGTGGTTCTGCGCGGCCTGCGCGCCGTGCCGGCGCTGGCCGGCATTCTCTCCGGCCGAAACACCAACGAAGAGGCGTTCCTGTTCGCTCGGCTCATGCGGCGGATCGCCCCCGGCGCTTCGCTCGCCGTCGCCTACCGCGAGCGCACGCTGGACGCGGTCCAGAAGATCCTCATGAGCCCGGATCGCTCGCCGAACTTCCGCGGCGCCCGCGACATGGGGGTCGACTCGGACGGAGCTTTCGACGGGCTGCTGCGGCGGCTTTGCGACGGCGCCTTCGGCGCCGCCTACGTGGTCGGCGAAGAGCCGGAGCGCTACGGCGACGCGGGAGCGATCCGCGCGGCGCTCGAGCGGCTTTCCTTCCTCGTGGTCCAGGACACCCGCATGACCGAGACCGCCCGGCTCGCCCACGTGGTGCTTCCCGCCACCCATTTCGGCGAGAAAGAGGGCACCTACACCAACCGTCGCGGCCGCGTCCAGAAGCTCAACCCCGCCGTCGTGCCGCCGCCCGGCGCCCTGCCCGACAGCGAGATCTTCCGCCGGCTGCTGGAGCGGGCGGGCGAGAAAGCCTCCTTCCGCGCGCCGGCCGAGATCTTCGCGGCGATCGCCGCCGAGGTTCCGGCCTATCGGGGGCTCACCTACGAGAAGATCGGCGAGCGCGGAATCCCCCTCTCCGAAACGGAGGCTCGAGGGGCATGATGGTCGACATCGCCATCGTCGCGGCCAAGGCCTTCGTGGTGCTCTTCATGGTGCTCAACATGGCCGGGGTGCTCGGCTGGATCGAGCGCAAGGGAAGCGCGCTCATCCAGGACCGGATCGGCGCCAACCGCGCCTCGGTGCTGGGCTTCGCCGGGATGGGGCTGGTCAACACCCTGCTCGCCGATCCGATCAAGTTCCTGACGAAAGAGGACTTCGTGCCGCCGCGCGGCGACCGCATCCTGCACACGCTGGCCCCGTGCATGGCGCTTTTCCCCGCTCTGGTCACCTTCGCGGTCATCCCCTTCGGCGACGTGCTCGTGATCGGCGACCGGGTGATCAACCTTCAGGTCGCCGCCCTCGACGTCGGCATCCTGTACGCCTTCGCGATGGGCTCGCTCGGCGTCTACGGTATCGTGATCGGCGCCTGGGCCTCGAACAACAAGTTCTCGCTGCTCGGCGGCGTGCGCGGCTCCGCGCAGATGATCTCCTACGAAGTCGCCATGGGGCTGTCGGTGATCGGCATCCTGATGGTGTACGGGACCTTCGACCTGCAGGAGATCGCGCGCGGCCAGGGCGCGCTCCTGCGCGATCATCTTCCGGCGTCGTGGGAATGGCTTACGGCCGCATTCGGCTGGCTCCCGGCCTGGGGCGTCTTTCTTCAGCCGCTCGCCTTTCTGCTGTTCTTCACGGCCGCCGTCGCCGAGACCAAGCGCGTGCCCTTCGACCTGCCTGAAGGCGAGTCCGAGATCATCGCCGGCTATCACACCGAGTACTCCGGCGCCAAGTTCCTCATGTTCTTCGCCGGGGAGTTCGCCGAGATCGTGACCGCCTCCGGGCTGGTCGTGACGCTGTTCTTCGGCGGCTGGCAGGTCCCGTACCTCGCGCGCGACGGCTTTCATTTTCCCTGGGGCGCGGCGGTGGCGCTGCCCCAGGCGGCGGTCGCGACGCTCCAGGTCGGCGCCTTCATCCTCAAGGTGATCTTCTTCTGCTGGCTGCAGATCCTGTTGCGCTGGACCCTGCCTCGGTTTCGCTACGATCAGGTCATGCGCCTCGGCTGGAAGATGCTCCTGCCGCTGGCCCTGGTCAACGTGACCGCAACGGCGTTCGCAGTCCTCTATTTCCAACGTTCCGGTTAGCGGTATGGGTGGAGAGCTTCTTTTCTGGGTTCTCGCGGTGCTCCTCGTCGGTGCCGCGTTGCTCGTGGTTTTTCTGCCGAACGTCGTCCACGGCGCCATGGCGCTGGTGGCGGCACTGTTCCTCACCGCGGTCCTGTTCCTGACGCTTCAGGCTCCGATGGTCGGGGTGCTGCAGGTGCTGGTTTACGCCGGCGCCGTCATGGTGCTGTTTCTCTTCGTGATCATGTTCCTGAGTCCGCGCGCGCTCGAGCCCCGGCAATCGATCGCGCGCGCCGCAGGGCTCGTCGGCGCCGCGCTGCTGGCCGTGGTCCTGGCGGCCCTGCTCCTGGACCGCTCCCTGGCCACCGCTCCCCAGCCGCTTTCCGATCCGTTCGGCAGCCCGCGGGAGTTGGCGAAGAGCCTGTTCCACGATTTCGTTCTGCCCTTCGAGATCGCATCGGTGCTGCTGCTGGTGGCGATCGTGGGGGCGGTCGTATTGGCGAAGCGGGAGGACTGAGGACGATGGTACCGCTCCCCTACTATCTGCTGCTGAGCGCCGCGCTCTTCGCGATCGGCGTTCTGGGCGTGCTGGTCCGCCGCAACCTGATCGTCGTGCTGATGTCGATCGAGCTGATGCTCAACGCGGTGAACCTCACGTTCGTCGCGTTCGCCCGCTTTCACGGCTCGATGGACGGGCAGGTCATCGTCTTTTTCGTCATGGCTGTCGCGGCGGCCGAGGCGGTCGTCGGGCTCGCCATCGTGATCGCGGTCTTCCGTCACCGCCAGAGCCTCGATCCCCAGGAGATGCAGCTGCTCAAATGGTAGCCCCGCATCCAACCCCGGCCGAACTGGATCTGCTGCGCTGGATCCCTTTCCTTCCCTTGCTCGGGACCGTTCTGAACCTGGCGCTCGGCGCGCGCCTGGGGCGGCGGGCGGCCGGCTGGCTCGCCACGCTCGCGGTGGCGGCCTCTTTCGGCCTCTCGCTCTATGTCTTCCTCGAGCTCTCCGCGACCGCCGCTTTCCGCGACCGCGTCTACACCTGGATCCAATCCGGCTCGTTTCGGGCCGACCTCTCCCTTCAGGTCGACGCGCTCGCAGCTGTCATGCTGCTGGTCGTGACCGGCATCGGCGCTCTCATCCATCTCTATTCCATCGGCTACATGGGCCACGACGAGGACGCGGTCCGCTTCTTCGCTTACCTGAACCTGTTCGTGTTCTTCATGCTGCTGCTCGTGATGGCCGACAACCTGCTCCTGCTGTTCGTCGGCTGGGAGGGAGTCGGGCTGTGCTCCTATCTGCTGATCGGCTTCTGGTATCGCGATCCGGCGAACGCGACCGCCGCCAACAAGGCGTTCATCGTCAACCGCATCGGTGATTTCGGCTTCATCCTGGGAATCCTCCTGGCCGTGACCGAGCTGGGGCGCGGCGGCGTCTGGACGCTCGATTTCGCGCAGATGCAGGCCAACGTGGGATTGCTCGCGCCCGCAAAGCTCACGCTCATCACCCTGCTCCTCTTCGCCGGGGCGACCGGCAAGTCGGCCCAGATTCCGCTCTTCGTCTGGTTGCCCGACGCGATGGCCGGCCCGACCCCGGTGAGCGCCCTGATCCATGCGGCGACGATGGTGACGGCCGGGGTCTACATGATCGCCCGGCTGCACTTCCTGTTCGCGCTCGCTCCGCTCACCCTCTCCCTGATCGCCCTCGTCGGCGGCGCCACGGCTTTCTTCGCGGCCACCATCGCCCTTGCGCAAAACGACATCAAACGCGTCCTGGCCTATTCCACCGTGAGCCAGCTCGGCTACATGTTCCTCGCGGCCGGCGCAGGCGCCTTCTCCGCGGCGATCTTCCATCTCTTCACTCACGCGTTCTTCAAGGCCTGTCTGTTCCTCGGCTCGGGAAGCGTCATCCATGCGCTCGGCGGCGAGCAGGACATGCGTAAGATGGGCGGCCTGAAGCCTCACTTGCCGCGCACCTACTGGACCTATCTCGTCGCCACGCTGGCGATCGCCGGCGCGCCGCTGACCGCGGGCTTTTTCTCCAAGGACATGATCCTCTGGCAGCTCTTCCAGCGCGGCTGGCACGGCCTGTGGCTGCTCGGGCTGATCACCGCCGGTCTCACCGCGTTCTACATGTTCCGCCAGCTCTTCATGGTCTTTCACGGCGCGTGCAGGGCCGAACCCGAGGTGCGGGCGCGCCTCCACGAGTCGCCCGCCGTGATGACGGTGCCGCTGATCGTCCTCGCCCTCGGCTCGATCTTCAGCGGCTGGCTGGGCGCCCCCGACTACCTCTGGGGAAGCCGCTGGGACGCCTGGCTCCGCCCGGTTTTCGGCGGACACCCCGCCGGCGAGCACGGCGACCTGGGAGCGGAGATTCTCACCACGCTGCTTACGCTCTCAGTGGTCGCCGCGGCGATCTATCTCGCCTACCTGTGCTACGGCCGGGCCGCGGCGGCGGCGGACCCGCTGAGCACGCTGGGCGCTCCCTACCGGCTGCTCGCCGGCAAGTACTACGTCGACGAGATCTACGACCTCCTTTTCGTTCGACCGTTCACCGCAATCTCGCGCTGGCTCGCCGAGGTTTGCGATCCCGGGCTGGTGGACGGCGCGGTCAACGGCATAGCGGCGGTCGCTCGCGGCCTCAGCGAGGCATGGCGCGAGCTTCAAACCGGCAACGTCCAGCACTATCTTCTCGGCTTTCTCGCGGGGACGCTCGTGCTCCTCGCCTATTATCTCGGCCGGATTTGACGACGATGTCCACGCTCACCTTCGGTCCACTCACCTGGCTTCTCCTGCTGCCCGTGGTCGGGGCCGCGTTGCTTCTCTTTATCCCGCGCGACCGCAAGGGGGCGCTTTACGCCTTGTCGCTCCTCTTTACCCTGGCGGCCTTCTCCTGGTCGCTTCGCATCTTCGCCCTGTTCGACGAAGCACAGGGGCGGATGCAGCTCGTCGAGAGGCTCCCTTGGATGCCGGCCTACGGCATCGAGTACGCCGTCGGCATCGACGGCATCAGCCTTTTCCTGGTGCTGCTGACGACGTTTCTCATGCCCGTCGCGGTTCTCGCCTCCTGGCCGGTCCGGGAGCGCGTCAAAGAGTATCTTTTCTTCATGCTCGTGCTCGAAACCGGGATGCTGGGGGCGTTCCTCGCGCTCGATCTGTTCCTCTTCTACGTCTTCTGGGAAGTGATGCTCGTCCCGATGTACTTCCTGATCGGAATCTGGGGCGGGCCGCGCAGGATCTACGCGGCGCTGAAGTTCGTGATCTACACGATGGCCGGAAGCCTGCTCATGCTGGTGGCGATCATCTACCTCGTCATGCGCCACGCGCATCTCGCCCAGACGCTGACCTTCAGCCTGCTCGAGATCTACGAGCTGCGCCTTCCCTACGACGAGCAGCTCTGGCTGTTCCTCGCCTTCGCGCTTTCTTTCGCCATCAAGGTGCCGATGTTTCCCTTCCACACCTGGCTGCCCGACGCCCACGTGGAGGCGCCGACCGCCGGCTCGGTGATCCTCGCCGCGGTCCTGCTGAAGATGGGGACCTACGGCTTTCTCCGCTTCGCGATGCCTCTTTTCCCCGAGGTGGCGCTGGCCGCCGCGCCGTTCGTGATCGCGATGGCGGTCATCGGGATCGTCTACGGCGCGGCGGTCGCCATGATGCAGGCCGACATCAAAAAGCTCGTCGCCTACTCGTCGGTGAGCCACCTGGGCTTCGTCATGCTCGGCCTGTTCGCCTTCAACACCCAGGGTGTCCAGGGAAGCCTCTACCAGATGCTCAATCACGGCCTTTCCACGGGCGCACTCTTCCTGCTCGTCGGCATGATCTATGACCGCCGCCACAGCCGGCTGATCGAGGATTTCGGCGGGCTCTGGGCGCAAGTCCCGGTATTTTCGGCTCTGCTGATGGTGGTGACGCTCTCGTCGATCGGCCTGCCGGGGCTGAACGGCTTCGTCGGCGAGTTCCTGATTCTGCTCGGCGCCTTCGGCGCGGCGCCGGGCTGGACGGCGGTCGCGGCGACGGGAATGATCCTGAGCGCGGTCTACATGTTGTGGATGTTTCGCCGCGTGATCTTCGGCCCGCTCGCCAATCCCGAAAACCGCAAGCTCGCGGACTTGAACGCCCGGGAGCTTGTCTTGATGGCGCCGATCCTCGTCTTGATCGTTTTCATGGGAGTCTATCCCGATCCGTTTCTCAGGCGGATGGGACCGTCCGTGCAGCTGACGCTCGACCGGATCGCTGCGGCCGCCCGGGCGCAACACGGAGGAGCCGCGGCACAGTGATGGATCTCGACCTCACTCCGCTTCTTCCTGCGATCCAGGTGGGGCTGGCGGCTCTGGTCGTCATGCTGCTCGACCTTTTTCTCAAGGATCACGAGCGAAACCTGCTCGTCTGGGCCGCGCTGCTGGGCCTGGCCCTCGGCTCGTTCGAGGCCTGGACTCTGTGGAACGGCCAGGAAGCCGCCTTCGGCGAAACCCTGCTGGTCGACAACTTCACGCTGTTCTTCACGCAGCTCTTCGCCGCCGCCGCCGCCGCGACGATCCTCGTATCGGTGCGATACGTGCGGGAGACGGGCATGCGCGAGGGGGAGTTCTATTCGCTGATTCTGTTCGCCACCGCCGGCATGATCGTCATGGCCGGCGCGAACGACCTGATCGTCTTCTTCCTCGGCCTCGAGACCATGTCGGTGGCGGTTTACATCCTTTCGGGGATGAGACGAGACCGCCGCGAGTCGAGCGAGGCGGCGATGAAGTATTTCGTGATCGGCGCCTTCGCCACCGGTTTTCTGCTCTACGGCATCGCGCTCGTCTACGGCGCCACGGGCTCGACCCACCTCGGCCGCGTCGCCGCTTACCTCCTGCAGTCGCCGGAAAAGTGGCCGGGATATCTGACCGCCGGGGCGTTCCTGCTCTTGATCGGGCTCGCCTTCAAGGTCGGCGCCGTCCCGTTCCATTTCTGGATTCCCGACGTATACGAAGGCGCGCCCACCCCCGTGACCGGCTTCATGTCCGTCGCCGTCAAGGCGGCGGCCTTCGCCGCATGGGTGCGTATTCTCGCGCACTCGCTCTCGCCTCTCGACAGCGATTTTGCAACCCCCCTGCGCCTGCTCGCGATCGCCACCATGACGATCGGCAATCTGCTCGCGATCACGCAGCCGAGCGTCAAGCGGATGCTCGCCTACTCCAGCATCGCCCACGCTGGCTATCTGCTGATCGCCCTCGTCTCCGGCGAGGAATGGGGCGGCCCCTCGCTGCTCTTCTATCTGCTCGCCTACTCGCTGATGACCCTGGGAG is drawn from Candidatus Zixiibacteriota bacterium and contains these coding sequences:
- a CDS encoding NAD(P)H-dependent oxidoreductase subunit E, whose amino-acid sequence is MALEFSAAALKEFEATLARYPKKEAAMLPVLRLAQREFGCLTPEAIEYVARLMGQPPARVHGTVSFYTMLNTRPIGRHHIQVCRTLPCALRGAARITRFLKKELGIEVGQTTPDGRFTLSEVECLASCGTAPMMQIDDDYHENLTEERVAEILRRLK
- the nuoF gene encoding NADH-quinone oxidoreductase subunit NuoF is translated as MEKILLRNIDVPDSRSLAVYRSRGGYGAWEQVLRDMTPARVIDEVKASGLRGRGGAGFPTGMKWSFVPKDSPKPKYLVCNADESEPGTFKDRLLIERDPHAIIEGTLIAAYAIQSHTAFVYIRGEMARGAEILERAVGEAAAAGYIGRNVLGSGYDIDVIVHRGAGAYICGEETALLSSLEGGRGWPKVKPPFPATHGLFGCPTVVNNVETLAAVPWIIANGAAKYAALGTEKSKGTKLFSVSGHISRPGVYELEMGYPFKKFLEEDCGGVPGGRRLKGVIPGGASMPVLLPEEIEKVNLDYESVQAAGSLLGSGGVIVMDDTTCMVRAAWNIARFFAHESCGQCTPCREGCHWMEKIFHRVERGEGRSGDLDLILSVSANIMGNTICPFGDAAAMPAAAFIRKYRAEFEEHIAQKRCTVGGDW
- a CDS encoding molybdopterin-dependent oxidoreductase → MDPVKITIDGREVTTAKGKTVIQAAADAGILIPHYCYHPKLPIAGNCRMCLVEIEKMPKLQIACNTQVAEGMAVLTGSPKVLAARKAVMEFLLINHPLDCPICDQAGECWLQDYYMKHDLQPSRFAERKEHERKREIFGPNVVFDGERCIKCTRCVRFLQEVTGTGELTVVNRGDRSTIALFPGTVLDNPFSANVNDLCPVGALTDRDFRFKVRVWYLQKTPSICPGCSTGCNVSVESYQNRIARFKPRVNEEVNSYWLCDEGRYCFHELTEGERLTGPLVRQEGGLAPATWEEALQVVLRGLRAVPALAGILSGRNTNEEAFLFARLMRRIAPGASLAVAYRERTLDAVQKILMSPDRSPNFRGARDMGVDSDGAFDGLLRRLCDGAFGAAYVVGEEPERYGDAGAIRAALERLSFLVVQDTRMTETARLAHVVLPATHFGEKEGTYTNRRGRVQKLNPAVVPPPGALPDSEIFRRLLERAGEKASFRAPAEIFAAIAAEVPAYRGLTYEKIGERGIPLSETEARGA
- a CDS encoding NADH-quinone oxidoreductase subunit H, which codes for MMVDIAIVAAKAFVVLFMVLNMAGVLGWIERKGSALIQDRIGANRASVLGFAGMGLVNTLLADPIKFLTKEDFVPPRGDRILHTLAPCMALFPALVTFAVIPFGDVLVIGDRVINLQVAALDVGILYAFAMGSLGVYGIVIGAWASNNKFSLLGGVRGSAQMISYEVAMGLSVIGILMVYGTFDLQEIARGQGALLRDHLPASWEWLTAAFGWLPAWGVFLQPLAFLLFFTAAVAETKRVPFDLPEGESEIIAGYHTEYSGAKFLMFFAGEFAEIVTASGLVVTLFFGGWQVPYLARDGFHFPWGAAVALPQAAVATLQVGAFILKVIFFCWLQILLRWTLPRFRYDQVMRLGWKMLLPLALVNVTATAFAVLYFQRSG
- a CDS encoding NADH-quinone oxidoreductase subunit J, which codes for MGGELLFWVLAVLLVGAALLVVFLPNVVHGAMALVAALFLTAVLFLTLQAPMVGVLQVLVYAGAVMVLFLFVIMFLSPRALEPRQSIARAAGLVGAALLAVVLAALLLDRSLATAPQPLSDPFGSPRELAKSLFHDFVLPFEIASVLLLVAIVGAVVLAKRED
- the nuoK gene encoding NADH-quinone oxidoreductase subunit NuoK is translated as MVPLPYYLLLSAALFAIGVLGVLVRRNLIVVLMSIELMLNAVNLTFVAFARFHGSMDGQVIVFFVMAVAAAEAVVGLAIVIAVFRHRQSLDPQEMQLLKW
- the nuoL gene encoding NADH-quinone oxidoreductase subunit L, with protein sequence MVAPHPTPAELDLLRWIPFLPLLGTVLNLALGARLGRRAAGWLATLAVAASFGLSLYVFLELSATAAFRDRVYTWIQSGSFRADLSLQVDALAAVMLLVVTGIGALIHLYSIGYMGHDEDAVRFFAYLNLFVFFMLLLVMADNLLLLFVGWEGVGLCSYLLIGFWYRDPANATAANKAFIVNRIGDFGFILGILLAVTELGRGGVWTLDFAQMQANVGLLAPAKLTLITLLLFAGATGKSAQIPLFVWLPDAMAGPTPVSALIHAATMVTAGVYMIARLHFLFALAPLTLSLIALVGGATAFFAATIALAQNDIKRVLAYSTVSQLGYMFLAAGAGAFSAAIFHLFTHAFFKACLFLGSGSVIHALGGEQDMRKMGGLKPHLPRTYWTYLVATLAIAGAPLTAGFFSKDMILWQLFQRGWHGLWLLGLITAGLTAFYMFRQLFMVFHGACRAEPEVRARLHESPAVMTVPLIVLALGSIFSGWLGAPDYLWGSRWDAWLRPVFGGHPAGEHGDLGAEILTTLLTLSVVAAAIYLAYLCYGRAAAAADPLSTLGAPYRLLAGKYYVDEIYDLLFVRPFTAISRWLAEVCDPGLVDGAVNGIAAVARGLSEAWRELQTGNVQHYLLGFLAGTLVLLAYYLGRI
- a CDS encoding NADH-quinone oxidoreductase subunit M, translated to MSTLTFGPLTWLLLLPVVGAALLLFIPRDRKGALYALSLLFTLAAFSWSLRIFALFDEAQGRMQLVERLPWMPAYGIEYAVGIDGISLFLVLLTTFLMPVAVLASWPVRERVKEYLFFMLVLETGMLGAFLALDLFLFYVFWEVMLVPMYFLIGIWGGPRRIYAALKFVIYTMAGSLLMLVAIIYLVMRHAHLAQTLTFSLLEIYELRLPYDEQLWLFLAFALSFAIKVPMFPFHTWLPDAHVEAPTAGSVILAAVLLKMGTYGFLRFAMPLFPEVALAAAPFVIAMAVIGIVYGAAVAMMQADIKKLVAYSSVSHLGFVMLGLFAFNTQGVQGSLYQMLNHGLSTGALFLLVGMIYDRRHSRLIEDFGGLWAQVPVFSALLMVVTLSSIGLPGLNGFVGEFLILLGAFGAAPGWTAVAATGMILSAVYMLWMFRRVIFGPLANPENRKLADLNARELVLMAPILVLIVFMGVYPDPFLRRMGPSVQLTLDRIAAAARAQHGGAAAQ
- a CDS encoding NADH-quinone oxidoreductase subunit N, giving the protein MDLDLTPLLPAIQVGLAALVVMLLDLFLKDHERNLLVWAALLGLALGSFEAWTLWNGQEAAFGETLLVDNFTLFFTQLFAAAAAATILVSVRYVRETGMREGEFYSLILFATAGMIVMAGANDLIVFFLGLETMSVAVYILSGMRRDRRESSEAAMKYFVIGAFATGFLLYGIALVYGATGSTHLGRVAAYLLQSPEKWPGYLTAGAFLLLIGLAFKVGAVPFHFWIPDVYEGAPTPVTGFMSVAVKAAAFAAWVRILAHSLSPLDSDFATPLRLLAIATMTIGNLLAITQPSVKRMLAYSSIAHAGYLLIALVSGEEWGGPSLLFYLLAYSLMTLGAFAVLTGLAEKERPNEEYARLAGLGFKRPFLAAAMSLFMLSLAGFPPLAGFTGKFYVFRSAVHSGHTDLAVIGVLNSLLSVVYYLRVIVMMYMVEGGAEGRSLRQAPCLYLAVGLAAASTLYLGVLPSAALEWSRLSFFSLF